A part of Corynebacterium afermentans subsp. lipophilum genomic DNA contains:
- a CDS encoding DNA-processing protein DprA, translating into MSSLESWAYLSRVVEGPSHHIQALLRVGKSADEIAEGVRTRATWIGGLLSQTENRFTWDRPAEDLEFAADLGYTLLTPESPQWPAEAIQCSFGRQQTGAAGKTSHQPDGIAPHALWVAGNTNLAGLFAQSVGVVGTRHATKYGHMATKDLVAGLGGHNYTVVSGGALGIDTVAHTTAMDVSTPTVVVAACGPGEHYPRSNKALFERVVATGGALVTEYPPAVTPDRHRFLTRNRLVAALTLGTVLVEAPFRSGALNTLKWVNAFNRTAMAVPGPVTDAQSLGANLAIQNNEAEMVLNAGQIHEQLSAVGEYSAEEQMEMQYPPSVTQQLSRNELRIYDALPPAGRTGREAEAVAADAGLSIALTVHILMDLSKRGLVERDKRVWSRVEQPD; encoded by the coding sequence ATGTCCTCGTTGGAATCCTGGGCCTACCTCTCACGTGTGGTGGAGGGGCCGTCGCACCACATCCAGGCGCTGTTGCGTGTGGGCAAGAGCGCGGACGAGATCGCCGAGGGAGTGCGCACCCGCGCCACCTGGATCGGCGGCCTGCTTTCCCAGACCGAGAACCGCTTCACCTGGGACCGCCCGGCCGAAGACCTCGAGTTCGCCGCAGACCTCGGCTACACGCTGCTTACCCCGGAGTCGCCGCAGTGGCCGGCGGAGGCGATTCAGTGCTCGTTTGGCCGCCAGCAGACGGGAGCGGCGGGAAAGACCAGCCACCAGCCGGACGGCATTGCGCCGCACGCGCTATGGGTTGCGGGCAACACCAACCTGGCAGGGCTGTTCGCCCAGTCCGTGGGCGTGGTGGGCACGCGCCACGCCACCAAGTACGGGCACATGGCAACCAAGGATTTAGTTGCGGGACTGGGCGGGCACAACTACACGGTTGTCTCCGGCGGCGCGCTGGGCATCGACACGGTCGCGCACACGACCGCCATGGACGTGAGCACCCCGACTGTGGTGGTGGCGGCCTGCGGGCCCGGCGAGCACTACCCGCGTTCGAACAAGGCGCTTTTCGAGCGGGTGGTGGCCACAGGCGGCGCGTTGGTGACGGAATATCCGCCCGCTGTCACGCCAGACAGGCACCGCTTCCTCACCAGAAACCGCCTCGTGGCCGCCCTGACACTGGGCACCGTGCTGGTAGAAGCGCCGTTTCGCTCCGGGGCGCTGAATACCCTGAAGTGGGTCAACGCGTTCAACCGCACGGCCATGGCGGTGCCCGGTCCGGTCACGGACGCCCAATCCCTCGGCGCGAACCTGGCCATCCAGAACAACGAGGCGGAAATGGTGCTCAACGCCGGGCAGATCCACGAGCAGCTCTCCGCGGTCGGCGAGTACAGCGCCGAGGAGCAGATGGAGATGCAGTACCCGCCGAGTGTGACCCAGCAGCTCTCCCGTAACGAGCTGCGCATTTACGACGCCCTGCCGCCCGCCGGCCGCACCGGCAGGGAGGCCGAGGCGGTGGCCGCGGATGCGGGGCTGTCCATCGCGCTGACGGTGCACATCCTGATGGACCTGTCCAAGCGCGGCCTGGTGGAGCGCGACAAGCGGGTGTGGTCGCGGGTGGAGCAGCCCGACTAA
- a CDS encoding anaerobic C4-dicarboxylate transporter, with protein MLASVLDPTSAVAIVLQILIILGALLLGTRYGGLGLGLISGIGLMLMVFVFGLEPGEPPVGVMLTIIAVIGCAATLQQSRGLEVMMQQAEKLLRAHPERITILAPLTTWFLTVLCGTGHVVYTMFPIIEDIAVKKGIRPERPMAVASTSAQMGITASPVSVATVSLASILAENAGVIDKAYSIPQILMVAIPASLSGVVLAALWSLRRGKDLDKDPAFQERMQDPAFAESINKSSHSLLDEVFPKSARNAVWVFLGAIAFVVVLGAFEGLRPAFDDGEGGVKPLSMNLAIQMVMLFAGAIILLFCKVDHKKIASTPVFKAGMTAVFSVFGVAWMADTFFAAHIDQLEESLGSVVEAAPWAYAIVLLIVSKLVNSQAAALVAIAPIGLALGIDPKVIVGFYGAAYGYWILPTYPSDLACIGFDRTGTTRIGKFVVNHSFLIPGAISVFTSCVVGSLLAQVLL; from the coding sequence ATGCTCGCGTCAGTGCTTGACCCAACATCCGCGGTCGCCATCGTCCTGCAAATCCTGATCATCCTCGGCGCACTGCTGCTGGGCACCCGCTACGGCGGGCTCGGCCTCGGCCTGATCTCCGGCATCGGTTTGATGCTCATGGTGTTCGTCTTCGGCCTCGAGCCGGGCGAACCGCCCGTCGGCGTGATGCTCACCATCATCGCCGTGATCGGGTGTGCGGCCACGCTGCAGCAATCGCGCGGCCTTGAGGTGATGATGCAGCAGGCGGAGAAGCTGCTGCGCGCCCACCCAGAGCGAATCACTATCCTCGCGCCACTAACCACCTGGTTCCTGACGGTGCTGTGCGGCACCGGGCACGTGGTCTACACCATGTTCCCCATCATCGAGGACATCGCGGTGAAAAAGGGCATCCGCCCGGAGCGCCCCATGGCCGTGGCGTCCACGTCCGCGCAGATGGGGATCACCGCCTCGCCGGTGTCGGTGGCGACGGTCTCGCTCGCGTCGATCCTGGCGGAAAACGCCGGGGTGATTGACAAGGCGTACTCCATCCCGCAGATCCTCATGGTGGCCATCCCGGCGTCGCTGTCCGGCGTTGTCCTGGCCGCGCTGTGGTCGCTGCGCCGCGGCAAAGATCTGGACAAGGACCCAGCGTTCCAGGAACGCATGCAGGATCCGGCGTTTGCGGAATCCATCAACAAGTCCAGCCACTCGCTGCTGGACGAGGTCTTTCCCAAGTCCGCCCGCAACGCCGTCTGGGTCTTCCTCGGCGCCATCGCGTTCGTGGTGGTGCTCGGCGCGTTCGAGGGCCTGCGCCCCGCGTTCGACGACGGCGAGGGCGGGGTCAAGCCGCTGTCGATGAACCTGGCCATCCAGATGGTGATGCTCTTCGCCGGCGCGATCATCCTGCTGTTTTGCAAGGTGGACCACAAGAAGATCGCCTCGACTCCGGTGTTTAAGGCCGGCATGACGGCGGTGTTCTCCGTCTTCGGTGTGGCATGGATGGCGGACACGTTTTTCGCCGCGCACATCGACCAGCTCGAGGAAAGCCTGGGCTCCGTCGTGGAGGCCGCGCCGTGGGCGTACGCGATCGTGCTGCTCATCGTGTCTAAGCTGGTCAACTCGCAGGCCGCGGCACTGGTCGCGATCGCCCCGATTGGCCTGGCGCTGGGCATCGACCCGAAGGTCATCGTCGGCTTCTACGGTGCCGCGTACGGCTACTGGATTCTGCCCACCTACCCGTCCGATTTGGCCTGCATCGGCTTCGACCGCACCGGCACCACGCGCATTGGCAAGTTCGTGGTGAACCACTCGTTCCTCATCCCGGGCGCGATCTCCGTGTTCACCTCGTGCGTGGTGGGCTCGCTTCTAGCGCAGGTGCTGCTGTAA
- the rimM gene encoding ribosome maturation factor RimM (Essential for efficient processing of 16S rRNA), which translates to MELQIGRVVKSHGVKGEVAVELLADESEEHIVVGAVLTGRQAGKERELTVRTVRPHQKRLLVSFEEVPDRTAADSLRGMKFFAEPLEREEDSDGYYNHELIGLKVRHDGDEVGEVTGVMDAPNRKILEIDYKGKDVMVPFVMDFVPELDTDTGYLTITPPEGLLDV; encoded by the coding sequence ATGGAGCTGCAGATCGGCCGCGTGGTCAAGTCCCACGGCGTGAAAGGTGAGGTTGCCGTCGAGTTGCTGGCGGATGAGTCGGAGGAGCACATCGTCGTCGGCGCTGTGCTGACTGGCCGCCAGGCGGGCAAGGAGCGGGAGCTGACCGTCAGGACGGTGCGGCCGCACCAGAAGCGCTTGTTGGTCAGCTTCGAGGAGGTGCCGGACCGCACTGCCGCTGACAGCCTGCGCGGCATGAAGTTCTTCGCCGAGCCGCTGGAGCGTGAAGAGGACTCGGACGGGTACTACAACCACGAGCTTATCGGCCTGAAGGTGCGGCACGACGGCGATGAGGTCGGCGAGGTCACCGGCGTGATGGATGCGCCGAACCGGAAGATCCTGGAGATCGATTACAAGGGCAAGGACGTCATGGTCCCGTTCGTGATGGACTTCGTCCCGGAGCTCGACACGGATACGGGATACCTCACCATCACCCCGCCCGAGGGCCTGCTGGATGTCTAA
- a CDS encoding Tex family protein, with translation MTSIAATIANEINVRDNQVEQALKLLAEGNTVPFIARYRKEATGGLDDAQLRHIEERNTYLLELAERKTAVLESIDEQGKLTDELRQAILSADTKARVEDLYLPYKKRRKTKADIAREAGLEELEQQLIDDPSADPETLAEAHLSEGFPDAKSALEGARAILVDRFATDADLVGEVRDRVYSQGTMRSAVVEGKETEGAKFADYFEFSEPFEKLPSHRVLALLRGEAEGVLTIDMDPGEEAVYEGMIAERFDLPVKDSEWLAKAVRWGWRTKLQVSANLDTRMRLKEKAEEGALQVFKTNLRDVLLAAPAGQRATLALDPGYRNGVKCAVVDETGKVLATTIVYPHQPQNRWDASRAELASLAAQHGVELIAVGNGTASRESEKLAGEVADLIAQAGGKRPTPVVVSESGASVYSASQIAAEEFPDMDVSLRSAVSIARRLQDPLAELVKVDPKSIGVGQYQHDVNQTALAQTLNAVVEDAVNSVGVDVNTASAPLLERVAGLSGTVAKNIVAYRDEHGRFTTRKELGKVPRLGPKAFEQAAGFLRIQGGTNPLDGSAVHPEAYPVVERVAQATGLSTEQLIGNTAVLTKLAPADFADEQFGVPTVTDILAELDKPGRDPRPEFKTAEFKEGVNEVKDLKPGMVLEGTVTNVAAFGAFVDVGVHQDGLVHVSAMSHKFVSDPHEVVRSGEVVKVKVMDVDVARNRIGLSLRLDDEPGQPAQKKARQRGTQKAGGGRKRGRPEGRREASGSMADALKRAGFGK, from the coding sequence ATGACATCAATCGCAGCCACCATCGCGAACGAAATCAATGTGCGGGACAACCAGGTCGAGCAGGCGCTGAAACTGCTCGCCGAGGGCAACACCGTCCCGTTCATCGCCCGCTACCGCAAGGAGGCCACGGGCGGCCTCGACGACGCGCAGCTGCGCCACATCGAGGAGCGCAACACCTACCTGCTCGAACTCGCCGAGCGCAAAACGGCGGTGCTGGAAAGCATCGACGAGCAGGGCAAACTCACCGACGAGCTAAGGCAGGCGATCCTTAGCGCGGACACGAAGGCGCGCGTCGAAGATCTCTACCTGCCGTACAAGAAGCGCCGCAAGACCAAGGCGGACATCGCGCGCGAGGCGGGGCTTGAGGAGTTGGAGCAGCAGCTTATCGACGACCCTTCGGCCGACCCCGAAACCCTGGCCGAGGCCCACCTCTCGGAGGGGTTCCCGGATGCGAAGTCCGCGCTCGAAGGCGCCCGCGCCATCCTGGTGGACCGCTTCGCCACGGACGCGGACTTAGTCGGCGAGGTGCGCGACCGCGTGTATAGCCAGGGCACCATGCGCTCCGCCGTGGTGGAGGGCAAAGAAACCGAGGGCGCGAAGTTCGCGGACTACTTCGAGTTCTCCGAGCCGTTTGAGAAACTGCCGAGCCACCGGGTCCTGGCGCTGTTGCGCGGCGAGGCCGAGGGCGTGCTCACCATCGACATGGACCCGGGCGAGGAGGCCGTGTACGAAGGCATGATCGCCGAGCGCTTCGACCTGCCGGTGAAAGATTCCGAGTGGCTGGCAAAGGCGGTGCGCTGGGGCTGGCGCACCAAGCTGCAGGTCTCCGCGAACCTGGATACCCGCATGCGGTTGAAGGAGAAAGCAGAGGAGGGCGCGCTGCAGGTGTTCAAGACAAACCTGCGCGACGTGCTGCTCGCCGCGCCCGCCGGCCAGCGCGCCACGCTGGCGCTGGACCCGGGCTACCGCAACGGCGTGAAGTGCGCCGTGGTGGACGAGACCGGCAAGGTCCTTGCCACCACGATTGTCTACCCGCACCAGCCGCAGAACCGCTGGGACGCCTCGCGCGCTGAGCTGGCGTCGCTGGCCGCGCAGCACGGCGTGGAGCTCATCGCCGTGGGCAACGGCACGGCGTCGCGCGAGTCCGAAAAGCTCGCGGGAGAGGTGGCGGACCTGATCGCGCAGGCGGGCGGGAAGCGACCCACCCCGGTGGTGGTGTCCGAGTCTGGTGCGTCGGTGTACTCCGCCAGCCAGATCGCGGCGGAGGAGTTCCCGGACATGGACGTCTCCCTGCGCTCTGCCGTATCCATCGCCCGCCGACTGCAGGATCCGTTGGCGGAGCTGGTCAAGGTGGACCCGAAGTCCATCGGCGTGGGCCAGTACCAGCACGACGTGAACCAGACCGCGCTCGCACAGACACTGAACGCGGTGGTGGAGGACGCGGTGAACTCCGTCGGCGTGGACGTGAACACCGCGTCGGCGCCGCTGCTCGAGCGCGTTGCCGGCCTGTCGGGCACGGTGGCGAAGAACATCGTGGCCTACCGCGACGAACACGGCCGGTTCACCACCCGCAAGGAGTTGGGCAAGGTGCCGCGCCTGGGCCCGAAGGCGTTCGAGCAGGCCGCCGGCTTCCTGCGCATCCAGGGTGGGACCAACCCGCTGGACGGCTCCGCGGTGCACCCGGAGGCCTATCCGGTGGTCGAGCGCGTCGCCCAGGCCACGGGCCTGAGCACCGAGCAGCTCATCGGCAACACCGCCGTGCTGACCAAGCTCGCGCCGGCTGATTTCGCCGACGAGCAGTTCGGCGTGCCCACCGTCACCGACATCCTCGCCGAGCTGGACAAGCCCGGCCGCGACCCGCGCCCGGAGTTCAAGACTGCCGAGTTCAAGGAAGGCGTCAACGAGGTCAAAGACCTCAAACCAGGCATGGTCTTGGAGGGCACGGTGACCAACGTCGCCGCCTTCGGCGCGTTCGTGGACGTGGGGGTGCACCAGGACGGCCTGGTCCATGTCTCCGCTATGAGCCACAAGTTCGTCTCGGACCCGCACGAGGTGGTGCGCTCCGGCGAGGTGGTGAAAGTCAAGGTCATGGACGTCGACGTCGCCCGCAACCGCATCGGGTTGAGCCTCAGGCTCGACGACGAACCGGGCCAGCCAGCACAAAAGAAGGCCCGCCAGCGGGGCACCCAAAAGGCGGGAGGGGGCCGGAAGCGGGGTCGACCGGAGGGACGTCGAGAAGCATCCGGCTCGATGGCCGACGCGCTGAAGCGCGCAGGATTTGGGAAGTGA
- a CDS encoding DUF2469 domain-containing protein, producing MSAEDLDNYEADVELSLYREYRDVASQFSYVVETERRFYLANGVKLIPHTDGGDVYYEVLMSDAWVWDMYRAVRFVRYVRVITYKDVNIEELDKPDLTFPE from the coding sequence ATGAGCGCCGAGGATCTTGACAACTACGAGGCTGACGTCGAGCTTTCCCTCTACCGCGAGTACCGGGACGTGGCCAGCCAGTTCTCCTACGTGGTGGAAACGGAGCGTCGGTTCTACCTGGCCAACGGCGTCAAGCTCATCCCGCACACCGACGGCGGCGACGTCTACTACGAGGTGCTGATGTCGGACGCGTGGGTGTGGGACATGTACCGCGCGGTGCGCTTTGTGCGCTACGTGCGCGTGATCACCTACAAGGACGTCAATATCGAAGAGCTGGACAAGCCCGACCTGACCTTCCCGGAGTAG
- the trmD gene encoding tRNA (guanosine(37)-N1)-methyltransferase TrmD codes for MRLDVVTIFPEYLDPLRHALLGKAIEQGILSVGVHDLRDWATGNHKSVDAPPLGGGPGMVMKPEVWGAALDDVAEGRPGTSLDTAAAHRNDKLRHDDVHEVAPRPYKGGEDSTKPLLLVPTPAGKPFTQQDAQAWSREEHIVFACGRYEGIDQRVFEDAKKRYRVREVSIGDYVLIGGEVAVLVIAEAVTRLIPGVLGNTESHEDDSFSDGLLEGPSYTKPRVWRGLEAPAVLTSGDHAKVEAWRREQSLKRTREVRPELLEQTPLSEDDRFMLDARDVVSTVEVDGAARVVVKQLRRALKKAGYRDPEITLDGTTLTVAGRTALALDEATRAVEKALPTGAYQSGGTVEV; via the coding sequence TTGCGCTTAGACGTTGTCACCATCTTCCCCGAGTACCTCGATCCGCTTCGCCACGCGCTGCTGGGCAAGGCGATTGAGCAGGGAATTTTGTCGGTGGGTGTGCACGATCTGCGCGATTGGGCCACCGGTAACCACAAGTCTGTGGACGCCCCGCCGCTGGGTGGGGGACCGGGCATGGTGATGAAGCCGGAGGTGTGGGGGGCTGCGCTTGACGACGTCGCCGAGGGCCGCCCTGGAACATCCCTCGACACCGCCGCCGCGCACCGCAACGACAAGCTGCGCCACGACGACGTGCACGAGGTCGCACCCCGTCCGTACAAAGGTGGCGAGGACAGCACCAAGCCGCTGCTGCTGGTGCCCACCCCGGCCGGCAAGCCGTTCACGCAGCAGGACGCGCAGGCGTGGTCGCGCGAGGAGCACATCGTGTTCGCTTGCGGGCGCTACGAGGGCATCGACCAGCGCGTTTTCGAGGACGCGAAGAAGCGCTACCGGGTGCGCGAGGTGTCCATCGGCGACTATGTGCTGATTGGCGGTGAGGTTGCCGTGCTGGTCATCGCTGAGGCGGTCACGCGCTTGATCCCGGGCGTGCTGGGCAACACTGAAAGCCATGAGGACGACAGCTTCTCCGACGGTCTGCTCGAGGGCCCGAGCTACACCAAACCGCGTGTGTGGCGCGGGCTTGAGGCGCCGGCGGTGCTCACCTCCGGCGATCACGCCAAGGTCGAGGCCTGGCGCCGCGAGCAGTCGCTGAAGCGCACCCGCGAGGTGCGCCCCGAGCTGTTGGAGCAGACACCGCTGAGCGAGGACGACCGGTTCATGTTGGACGCGCGCGACGTGGTCTCGACGGTGGAGGTGGACGGGGCGGCGCGGGTCGTCGTGAAGCAATTGCGCAGGGCCTTGAAGAAGGCTGGCTACCGCGACCCCGAGATCACCCTGGATGGAACCACGCTCACCGTCGCCGGGCGCACCGCGCTCGCGCTCGATGAGGCGACGCGTGCGGTGGAAAAGGCGCTGCCAACTGGAGCTTATCAGTCCGGTGGGACTGTAGAGGTTTAG
- the lepB gene encoding signal peptidase I, with the protein MAQQPAADEPEEKKELPWYVEIPVVVVLTLLIMFVIQTFIGRLYVIPSASMEPTLHGEAGSGDRIFVEKVSYYFSDPEPGDVIVFAGTDSWNTGFDSNRSSNPVIRGMQEVGSWVGLVPKDENTLVKRIIATGGQTVSCQAGDPAIMVDGKPIDQSYTLQPNFYPVDQSTGSDACGGPFFGPVTVPEGNYFMMGDNRTNSLDSRAHMGDQFQGTIPEENIRGKVEAVVFPINRMQGVSDPDIQQ; encoded by the coding sequence GTGGCGCAGCAGCCGGCCGCGGACGAGCCAGAGGAGAAAAAGGAGCTTCCCTGGTACGTGGAAATCCCGGTCGTGGTGGTGCTGACGCTGCTGATCATGTTCGTGATCCAGACGTTTATCGGCCGCCTCTACGTCATCCCGTCCGCCTCCATGGAGCCCACGCTGCACGGCGAAGCCGGCTCCGGCGACCGCATCTTCGTGGAGAAGGTCAGCTACTACTTCTCCGACCCGGAGCCGGGCGACGTGATCGTTTTCGCCGGCACCGATTCCTGGAACACGGGCTTTGACTCCAACCGTTCCTCCAACCCGGTTATCCGCGGGATGCAGGAGGTCGGCTCTTGGGTGGGGCTGGTGCCGAAGGACGAGAACACTCTGGTCAAGCGCATCATCGCCACCGGCGGGCAGACGGTGTCCTGCCAGGCGGGGGACCCGGCGATCATGGTGGACGGCAAGCCGATCGACCAGTCCTACACCCTGCAGCCGAACTTCTACCCGGTGGATCAATCCACGGGTTCCGACGCGTGCGGCGGGCCCTTCTTCGGCCCGGTGACGGTGCCGGAGGGCAACTACTTCATGATGGGCGATAACCGCACCAACTCCCTGGACTCCCGCGCGCACATGGGCGACCAGTTCCAGGGCACCATCCCGGAAGAAAACATCCGCGGCAAGGTCGAGGCTGTGGTTTTCCCGATCAACCGCATGCAGGGCGTGAGCGACCCGGACATCCAGCAGTAG
- a CDS encoding ribonuclease HII, with product MRRLKQLRTYEVALDKAGFGPVAGVDEAGRGACFGPITIAACVLPTAPQSSLEGLTDSKKLTARKRDVLFDAVKDVAVAYSVVHISAAEIDRRGIQHANIDGARRAIAGLSVQPGYVLIDAFRIPGLPSPQLPVVGGDYTARCIAAASVLAKVSRDRLVCEMAQAFPQYGLEGHKGYSTKVHMDAVRRHGASPEHRYSYANVRDADDFYWQSSKKGQA from the coding sequence GTGCGGCGCTTAAAGCAGCTGCGCACCTACGAGGTCGCTTTGGATAAGGCGGGCTTCGGCCCGGTGGCGGGGGTGGACGAGGCCGGCCGCGGGGCGTGTTTCGGCCCCATCACCATCGCGGCGTGCGTGCTGCCGACAGCACCGCAGTCGTCGCTGGAGGGGCTGACGGACTCCAAGAAGCTCACCGCCCGCAAACGCGACGTGCTCTTCGACGCGGTCAAGGACGTCGCGGTGGCGTACTCGGTGGTGCACATCTCCGCGGCTGAGATTGACCGCCGCGGGATCCAGCACGCCAACATCGACGGCGCGCGACGCGCCATAGCGGGGCTTTCGGTGCAGCCGGGGTACGTGCTTATCGACGCATTCCGTATCCCCGGCCTTCCTTCACCCCAACTGCCGGTGGTGGGAGGCGACTACACAGCCCGCTGCATCGCCGCGGCCAGTGTGCTGGCGAAGGTGAGCCGGGACCGGCTGGTATGCGAAATGGCCCAAGCGTTTCCCCAGTACGGCTTGGAGGGCCACAAGGGGTATTCGACAAAGGTGCACATGGACGCGGTGCGCCGCCACGGTGCGAGCCCTGAGCACCGTTATAGTTATGCGAACGTCAGGGACGCTGACGACTTCTATTGGCAGTCCAGCAAGAAGGGGCAGGCATGA
- a CDS encoding YifB family Mg chelatase-like AAA ATPase: MALASTMSATVEGVAARLVTVEANVGPGLPGMHMVGLGDAAVKESRERIRTAISNSALPWPRTKIMVSLSPAHLPKAGSHFDLPIALAVLGSLDPRVERTLASTMFCGEVALDGTLRRAEGVLPMLIAAFDAADPIRTVVVPRANAAEAALLGRREVLVADSLAQVWQWITGEAELEPATAPEAAAPQRAVPDFQDLAGMSEEREALEVAAAGGHHVMMIGPPGSGKSMLAERIPSILPPMDVQEMVEVTAIHSAAGVSGGGVVATRPFIAPHPSLTRAALIGGGGGTPTPGVVSQAHRGVLFLDEASEIPAPVLDALRIPLEKREVRLTRAKREVVYPADFQLVLAANPCACQRVKGQCTCKSPQRARHLSNVSGPLKDRLDVFVTTSGDAAVLSPRDAEPSRSIAGRVAAARERAATRWAKAGCDEDVNGRVPATLIRRYFPAKEAAMAMLQAELIEGKITQRGVDKCLKLAWTLADLEEMDQPDIHHACRAVEMREHQLQHEEVA; encoded by the coding sequence ATGGCGCTTGCTAGCACGATGAGCGCGACCGTGGAAGGCGTCGCCGCCCGCCTGGTCACGGTGGAGGCCAACGTGGGGCCCGGTTTGCCCGGCATGCACATGGTGGGTCTGGGGGATGCGGCGGTGAAAGAGTCGCGCGAGCGCATCCGCACCGCGATTTCGAATTCGGCGCTGCCGTGGCCGCGCACGAAAATCATGGTGTCGCTTTCGCCCGCGCACCTGCCCAAGGCCGGCTCGCACTTCGATCTGCCCATCGCACTGGCGGTGCTGGGCAGCCTGGATCCGCGGGTGGAGCGCACGCTCGCATCCACCATGTTCTGCGGCGAGGTGGCGCTGGACGGGACTTTGCGACGGGCCGAAGGCGTGCTGCCGATGCTCATCGCCGCATTCGACGCGGCAGACCCAATCCGCACCGTCGTCGTGCCGAGGGCCAACGCCGCGGAGGCAGCGCTGCTGGGCCGCCGGGAGGTGCTGGTGGCGGATTCGCTCGCGCAGGTGTGGCAGTGGATCACCGGCGAGGCGGAGCTGGAGCCTGCCACCGCGCCGGAAGCGGCCGCGCCGCAGCGTGCGGTGCCGGACTTTCAAGACCTGGCGGGGATGTCGGAGGAGCGCGAGGCGCTCGAGGTGGCCGCGGCTGGCGGGCACCACGTGATGATGATCGGCCCGCCGGGCTCGGGAAAGTCCATGCTGGCGGAGCGGATTCCGTCGATCCTGCCGCCGATGGACGTGCAGGAGATGGTCGAGGTCACCGCCATCCACTCCGCGGCGGGTGTTTCCGGCGGCGGGGTAGTGGCAACGCGGCCGTTTATCGCCCCGCACCCCTCGTTGACCCGCGCGGCGCTGATCGGCGGGGGAGGTGGCACGCCAACCCCCGGTGTGGTCAGCCAGGCGCACCGGGGGGTGCTGTTCTTGGACGAGGCCTCCGAGATCCCGGCGCCCGTCCTTGACGCCCTGCGCATCCCGCTGGAAAAACGCGAGGTGCGGTTGACCCGGGCGAAAAGGGAAGTGGTCTACCCGGCGGATTTCCAGCTGGTGTTGGCCGCGAACCCGTGCGCGTGCCAGCGAGTGAAAGGGCAGTGCACGTGTAAGTCCCCGCAGCGGGCGCGCCACTTAAGCAACGTCTCCGGCCCGCTGAAGGACCGACTGGACGTGTTCGTGACCACCTCTGGCGACGCGGCGGTGCTCAGCCCGAGGGACGCGGAGCCGTCGAGAAGCATCGCGGGGCGTGTGGCTGCCGCCCGCGAGCGCGCCGCGACCCGGTGGGCGAAGGCGGGCTGCGACGAGGACGTCAACGGCCGTGTGCCGGCGACGCTGATCCGCAGGTATTTCCCTGCCAAGGAGGCGGCGATGGCGATGCTGCAGGCAGAGCTGATCGAAGGCAAGATCACGCAGCGCGGGGTGGATAAATGCTTGAAGCTGGCCTGGACGCTCGCGGACTTAGAAGAGATGGACCAGCCCGACATCCACCACGCCTGCCGCGCCGTGGAGATGCGCGAGCACCAGCTGCAGCACGAGGAGGTGGCGTAG
- a CDS encoding YraN family protein, with the protein MQVNYQDQWELGRAGELAAIRWYEDEGYTLLGHRQRMRAGEIDAVVEDEDGTVVFVEVKSRRGTAFGAAEAVTTKKLNTMRRCAAQWLDKHSQGQYRPIRFDVVEVVFDGEDYILRRFPGVEDGAC; encoded by the coding sequence GTGCAGGTGAATTATCAGGACCAGTGGGAGCTGGGCAGGGCGGGCGAACTCGCCGCCATCAGGTGGTACGAGGACGAGGGCTACACGCTGTTGGGCCACCGGCAACGCATGCGGGCTGGCGAGATCGACGCTGTGGTTGAGGACGAGGACGGCACCGTCGTTTTCGTGGAGGTGAAGTCCCGCCGCGGCACCGCGTTCGGCGCCGCGGAGGCGGTGACCACGAAGAAGCTCAACACCATGCGCCGGTGTGCGGCGCAGTGGCTGGACAAGCATTCGCAGGGCCAGTACCGCCCGATCCGCTTTGACGTGGTCGAGGTGGTCTTCGACGGCGAGGATTACATCCTGCGCCGGTTCCCGGGGGTGGAAGATGGCGCTTGCTAG
- the rplS gene encoding 50S ribosomal protein L19: MSNGIIDLVDAGQLRDDIPDFRPGDTLDVHVKVIEGSVTRTQVFTGFVVRRQGDGIRETFTVRKVSFGIAVERTFPVHSPNIEKIEVVRKGDVRRAKLYYMRDLRGKAARIKERR; the protein is encoded by the coding sequence ATGAGCAACGGCATCATTGATCTTGTCGACGCAGGCCAGCTGCGCGACGACATCCCGGACTTCCGCCCGGGCGACACCCTCGACGTCCACGTCAAGGTTATCGAGGGTTCTGTGACCCGTACCCAGGTCTTCACCGGCTTTGTGGTCCGCCGCCAGGGCGACGGCATCCGTGAGACCTTCACCGTGCGCAAGGTTTCCTTCGGTATCGCGGTTGAGCGTACCTTCCCGGTGCACTCCCCGAACATCGAGAAGATCGAGGTTGTGCGCAAGGGCGACGTCCGCCGCGCCAAGCTGTACTACATGCGCGACCTGCGCGGCAAGGCTGCCCGCATCAAGGAGCGCCGCTAG